From Helicoverpa armigera isolate CAAS_96S chromosome 26, ASM3070526v1, whole genome shotgun sequence, one genomic window encodes:
- the LOC110379755 gene encoding protein lethal(2)essential for life, giving the protein MSLLPFLLDYEMNRPRLMEQHFGLGLTPEDLLQAAAAPLVNREYYRPWRHLAAAARDVGSSIKSDKDKFQVNLDVQHFAPEEISVKTVDGYIVVEGKHEEKKDQHGFISRQFTRRYALPEGCVPETVESRLSSDGVLTVTAPRNVPLAVQGERQVPITQTGPVRKEVKDQANGDK; this is encoded by the coding sequence ATGTCTCTGCTACCATTCCTGTTGGATTACGAGATGAACCGCCCCCGCCTTATGGAACAGCACTTCGGCTTGGGGCTGACGCCGGAAGACCTTCTCCAAGCTGCTGCTGCGCCGCTGGTGAACAGAGAGTACTACAGACCCTGGCGCCATCTTGCCGCGGCTGCTAGGGACGTCGGTTCCTCCATCAAGTCTGACAAGGATAAGTTCCAAGTGAATCTCGACGTCCAACATTTTGCGCCGGAGGAAATCTCTGTGAAGACTGTTGATGGTTACATCGTGGTTGAAGGCAAACACGAAGAGAAGAAAGACCAGCACGGATTTATTTCCCGCCAGTTTACTCGACGATACGCGTTGCCCGAAGGTTGTGTTCCCGAAACAGTGGAGTCTAGGCTGTCTTCGGACGGAGTCCTGACTGTGACTGCTCCCAGGAACGTGCCTTTAGCTGTCCAGGGTGAGCGCCAAGTCCCCATCACTCAAACCGGACCAGTTCGCAAGGAAGTGAAAGACCAGGCCAATGGTGACAAGTAA